The DNA window GCCCCAGCCCTGGATGCAGTAGGGGTAGACGACCGCCGCCGCGGGGCCGGTCGTGGCCAAGGTGGCAGCGCCGGCAGACAATAAAGCCAACATGGCCAACATTGCATTGCGCATGATCGTGTCTCCTCTGCGTGGGTCGCCTTGCGTTGAAAACCATGCCGCATCGAGAAGGTTCCGGCCAGCCATGACCGGCCGCGCGCGTAACCGCGATGCAGCGCCTGCGGCGGTCCTAGTCCACCTTCAGGCCGGAGAACTTGACCACCTTCGCCCATTTTTCGGTCTCGGCCGCGATCATCGCGCCGAAGGCTTCCGGCGTGCTGATCAGCGGCTCGCCGCCCAGCTCGACCAGGCGCTTCTTCATCTCCGGCTCGGCCAGGATCGCGTTGATCTCCTTGTTCAGCTTTTCGATGATCTCCGGCGGCGTCTTCTTGGGTGCACCCATGCCGAACAGGGCGCTCGCCTCGTAGCCCGGCACGGTCTCGCCGACGGTCGGCACGTCAGGCAATTGCGGGGACCGTTCCGCCGTCGTCACCGCCAGCGCGCGCAAGGCGCCGGAGTTGATGTGCTGGATGATGGAAGGCATGTTGTCGAAGATCACCTGGACGCGGTTGCCGAGCAGATCGGTAATCGCGGGCGCCGCACCCTTGTAAGGGATGTGCAGCATCTCCGCGCCCGACATCGCCATGAACAATTCACCGGACATATGCACCGATGTCCCGTTGCCCGATGACGCCATGTTCACCTTGCCCGGATTGGCCTTCACATAGGCGATGAACTCGGCGACTGTCTTGGCCGGCACCGCCGGGGCGACCGTCATGACGTTCGGGACGCGGTTGAAGGTCGCGACCGGCGCGATATCGCGGATGAAGTTGAAATTCAGGTTGGTGTAAAGCGAGGCGTTGATGAAGTTGGCCGGATTGATCAGCAGCACGGTGTAGCCATCGGGCTCGGCGTTGACCACCGCCTCGGTGCCGATGTTGTTGCCGGCGCCGGGCTTGTTCTCGATCACGAATTGCTGGCCCAGCCGCTCGGAAAGCCGCTGGCCGATGATGCGGGCCAGAATATCGGTCGCGCCGCCGGCCGGATATCCGACAACGAAGCGAACCGGCCGGGTCGGATAGTCCAGCGCCGAGGCGCCGCCGGTCGACCAGAGCAGGGCCGCAAGGCCGGTTGCAAAAACACCTATCGCGGCGCGGCGTGATGCCATGAGTTTCTCCCCGGCGGCCGCGTCGTGTCGCGCGGTCCGTTGTTGTTGAATCTGCGATGCCTGGCGTTGTAACAAACAAAGCCGGATACGACTAGTAGCGGCGCACGCATCGAACCGCGACCAAAGGATAACCCATGGCTGTCAAGGTCAACGCCCTCGATCATATCGTGATCAACGTCTCCGACGTGGCGCGCTCCACGCAGTGGTACCAGAAAATCCTCGGCATGGAGGTCCGGGTGTTCGATCCCGGCCCGGGCAAGACGCCGCGCACCTCGCTTGTTTTCGGCAACCAGAAGATCAACGTGCGGCCGCGCGACGCCGACAAGGTCGAGTGGTTCACGGCCGACCATGAAACCGCCGGCAGTGACGATTTGTGCTTTCTCACCGCGAGCACCCCGGACCAGGTGGTCGCGCACCTCAAGGCGCACGGCGTCGCGATCGAGGAAGGCCCGGTGGCCAAACAAGGCGCCCGCGGCACGCTGCGGTCGGTCTATTGCCGCGATCCCGACGGCAGCCTGATCGAGATTTCGTCGTATGAGGGCGAGGCGGGTTAGCCGCGGGCGAGAGTCGGGGCAAGAGACGACATTTCTTTCGTCATGGCCGGGCAAAAGCGCGAAGCGCGTCTTCGCGCTAGACGTCCCGGCCATCCACGTCTTCACTTGCTGCGTCGCCGTTGAGACGTGGATGCTCGGCACAAGGTCGGGCATGACGACGCAGGATTTGCTCGCCGCGCCATCCGGTGGCAGACATGGTCCCGAATAAAAATACCAAAGCAGCCGGTAAAGGCTGCGCGGGAGGATCAATGGCGGATTCACAGGACGCGCCGGGCGTGGTGGGGCCGTTCGCGGGCCTCGACGTGCCGTGGCTGCTGCGGATGCGCGCCGAGAAGCGCCGCGATCATCCGTTCCTGATCTGGGCGCCGTTCGATGCGCCGGCGCGGATCTGGACGTACGGCGAATTTCACGAACGCGTTGGCGCGCTCGCCGCGGGCCTTGTCGCGCGCGGCATCAAGCCCGGCGAATTCGTACTGATCCATCTGGATAATTGCGTCGAGGCCGTGCTGGCCTGGTTCGCCTGCGTTGAACTCGGCGCCATCGCCGTCACCACCAACACCCGCTCGGCGCCGGCGGAGATGGAATATTTCGCCGGTCATTGCGGCGCGGTGGCCGCGATCACGCAACCTGCCTATGCCGAGATGATCTCGGCGCATTGCCGCAACCTGCGCTGGATCGCGGTGATCTCGCACGATGCCGGCGCCGCGCCCGCCTACGGCGCGCCGCAGCGCAGCGACAGTTTCGAGGCGCTGTTCGCCGACAGCGCCGACCGGCCGCGCCGCGCCGTCGATCCCCTGGCGCCATGCAGCGTGCAATATACTTCCGGCACCACATCGCGCCCGAAAGCGGTGCTGTGGACCCACGCCAATGCGCTGTGGGGCGCCAAGGTCAACGCCTCGCATCAGGACTTGCATCAGGGCGACGTGCACCAGACCTATCTGCCGCTGTTTCACACCAATGCGCTGGCCTATTCGATGCTGGCGAGCCTGTGGGTCGGCGCTTCCTGCGTGATTCAGCCGCGGTTTTCCGCAAGCCGGTTCTGGAGCGTGGCCTTGGAGCACGGCTGCACCTGGACCTCGACCATCCCGTTTTGCATGAAGGCGCTGCTGGAGCACGAGATCCCGAAGCAGCATAAATTCCGGCTATGGGGCACGGCGGTGTGCGACCCGCCGGC is part of the Bradyrhizobium erythrophlei genome and encodes:
- a CDS encoding VOC family protein, translated to MAVKVNALDHIVINVSDVARSTQWYQKILGMEVRVFDPGPGKTPRTSLVFGNQKINVRPRDADKVEWFTADHETAGSDDLCFLTASTPDQVVAHLKAHGVAIEEGPVAKQGARGTLRSVYCRDPDGSLIEISSYEGEAG
- a CDS encoding Bug family tripartite tricarboxylate transporter substrate binding protein → MASRRAAIGVFATGLAALLWSTGGASALDYPTRPVRFVVGYPAGGATDILARIIGQRLSERLGQQFVIENKPGAGNNIGTEAVVNAEPDGYTVLLINPANFINASLYTNLNFNFIRDIAPVATFNRVPNVMTVAPAVPAKTVAEFIAYVKANPGKVNMASSGNGTSVHMSGELFMAMSGAEMLHIPYKGAAPAITDLLGNRVQVIFDNMPSIIQHINSGALRALAVTTAERSPQLPDVPTVGETVPGYEASALFGMGAPKKTPPEIIEKLNKEINAILAEPEMKKRLVELGGEPLISTPEAFGAMIAAETEKWAKVVKFSGLKVD
- a CDS encoding AMP-binding protein — translated: MADSQDAPGVVGPFAGLDVPWLLRMRAEKRRDHPFLIWAPFDAPARIWTYGEFHERVGALAAGLVARGIKPGEFVLIHLDNCVEAVLAWFACVELGAIAVTTNTRSAPAEMEYFAGHCGAVAAITQPAYAEMISAHCRNLRWIAVISHDAGAAPAYGAPQRSDSFEALFADSADRPRRAVDPLAPCSVQYTSGTTSRPKAVLWTHANALWGAKVNASHQDLHQGDVHQTYLPLFHTNALAYSMLASLWVGASCVIQPRFSASRFWSVALEHGCTWTSTIPFCMKALLEHEIPKQHKFRLWGTAVCDPPAFAAFGIKIIGWWGMTETITHGIIGEVDQPNTPMSIGRAAAEYSLRITDDDGAPTSVGGTGNLLIKGIPGLSLFREYLHNEKATRESFDERGYFMTGDRVTLLDNGFIKFGDRAKDMLKVGGENVAASEIEQVIAVVPGVREAAVVAKKHPMLDEVPVVFIIPQAGVERAPPDLRDNVMTACRSALADFKVPREIRFVDEMPRSTLEKVAKAELRKLLGQ